GATACGCCGTCGAGGGCTTCGCCCCCACATCGAAAGCCGCCGGACAACTCAGAGAATCCGGCATCTCCGCCGACACACTGCAGGGCTTTCTCGCCCGAGGGGGAGGCGAGCAGCACACCGGCGATTCCGCCAGCCGACATCTCTATATGCTCGACGAGTCCAGTCTCGCCAGCACCAGACAGATGAGAGACTTCCTTGAAAAGATTGGGCCTCAAGACCGAGTACTCGTCATCGGTGACACTCGCCAGCATCAGGGCGTGGAGGCTGGTAAGCCATTCGAACAGATGCAGGATGCCGGTATGCGCACCACGCTGCTCGATAAGATCGTTCGCCAGCGCGAGCCCGAGCTGCTTGCCGCAGTCGAACGTCTGTCGCAGAACGACACGGCCGCCGGCGTCTTGATGTTGCAGCGGCAGGGAAGAGTGACCCAGGTCGAAGACCGCCAGGAGCGCATAGCCGTCATCGCCAAGGAATACGCACGCCAACCTGAAAACACGATCATCGTCTCACCGGACAACATCAGCCGGCGCGATCTCAACGCGGCTGTGCGGTCTGAGCTGCAGGAAGCAGGCATCGTCGAACGTACGAGCCACTTTCTTCCCACCCTTATCCCTCGCTCAGAGCTAACCGGCGCGGATCGACAGTGGGCAGCGCAATACCGGCCCGGTGACGTCATCCACTACAACGCAGGGAGCAAAGAGCTCAACCTTCCTCGCGGCAGCTACGCCGCCGTTACGAGCGTGGACCCGGACGCCAACCGTATCACCGTTCGTCGCGAGGACGGTACTGAAACCGCATACGATCCCAAACGGCTGAAAGGCGTCAGTACCTATCAGGAAATCGGCCGCGAGTTTTCCCAGGGCGATCGCATCCAGTTCACCGCGCCCTCGAAGGTTCTCGGCGTTGCGAACCGAGAGCTCGCCACAATAGAAAGGATCACAGACGGCGTTGTCACCACCAGGATGGACGGTGCCAATCCGCGCAGCGTCACCTTCGATTCGGCAGTGATGAAGCATTTCGATCATGGCTATGCCGTCACATCTCAGAGCTCTCAGGGCATTACGGCAGAGCGCGTTCTTGTGAACATGGATACCAGAGCTCACCCAGAGCTGATCAATACGCGCTTCGCATACGTCGCGGTGTCCCGTGCCTCGCACGATGCCCAGATCTACACCAATGACGCCGAGAACCTTGCACAACGCCTCAGTCACGATGTCACCAAGAGTTCTGCCGTGGACTTCCGGCAGCCTACCTATCAAATCACACCACAGAAGGAGCCTACCTTGAACCAAGCCGCCGAGCACTCTCAACCAGAACGTATCCACACGCCGGCCGAGCACGACCGCCATTACACGCCGCTGAATCGGGAACTCCATCCCGACGATGCGAAGCATTTCGGCTGGAAAGCAGAGGCCGGAACCGTCCAGAGCTACCAGCACAGCGAAACCCGTCGTCATATCCACATCGACGGCCCCAGCGGTCAGTTCTACGATCAGCAAAAGAACCCTATCTCGAAAATTGAAGCACTCGATCGAGCAACGGGATCCGGCAATCATCATGCTAAGGAGCCCGCGCAGATTCAGGAAGCCGCGCAGCTGCGCCGCATGGACAACAACATCGGTATCAGCCTCTAACTTTCCCTCTTACTTATGCCCGGCAGCTAAGCTTAGGCATTCTCCTTTCGCGGAGTCTGTACGGTAGTTGCGGGATCGTCCTAGGGAGACTCTGCGCAGGCGGCTGATTTGACGTTATGAGTGAACGTCTTGAGTCGGCCGTTAGTTTGTTGCGATACTGCCGCCCTGTATTTGGTTTTGGCTGGAGTTTGCGCTGTGTTGAAGAGTCGTTGCCCGTTTTCGGGCGCTATACGGCCAGCCCTGCCAGGTGCTTGCGGTGGAGGTAGAGGTTGATGAGGGCGAAGTTAGTGCATAGCCGGTGATGGTTCTTGGCGATACCTCGGTAGCGCACCTTGTCGAAGCCGAACACGCGCTTCAGGATACGGAAGACATGTTCTACTTTCGCTCTTACTTTTGATTTCGTCGTATTTTTCTTCTTTGCCGCTTCATCGACATAGGTCTTGAACCTGGTTCGCTTGCAGGTCATGTCCTGGGCCTTGGGCGCGGCCTGCCGGATGGCCTTCGTCTGGCCTTGATAGCCGCCGTCGCCCCACACCTTGCGCTCCTCCCCATGCAGCAGATCCGGCAGCATATGTACGTCCGAGACGTTGGCCGCCGACGTTGCTACCGAGTGCACGTGACCTTCTTTTGCATCGACGCCCACGTGCGCTTTCAGTCCGAAGTACCACTGCTTGCCCTTACGAGTCTGACGCATCGCCGGATCACGCTCTTTCTTCTCGTTCTTCGTAGAAGAAGGCGCGTGGATGATGGTCGCATCCACGATCGTACCGGTCTCGATGCGGATGCCCTTGGCTGCCAGATGCAAGTTCACCGCGTCGAGTATCGCGCCGCCAAGGTCGTGCTTTTCGAGCAGGTGGCGGAAGCGCAGCACGGTCGTTTCATCTGGCGCCGGAGCCACGCCCAGGTCGACGCCGGCGAACCGCCGCAGCGTGGCGGATTCGTAAAACGCCTCCTCGACGCCAGGGTCGGACAAGTTGAACCACTGCTGCATGAAGTAGGTCCGCAGCATGATCGCAAGCCCGACAGGACGACGGCCGTTGCCGGCCTTCGGGTAGTGTGGCTCGATCAGAGCCT
This DNA window, taken from Granulicella tundricola MP5ACTX9, encodes the following:
- a CDS encoding IS5 family transposase — translated: MKQQTFASQSSFEKYGRKSRRELFLDEMEVVVPWFELQALIEPHYPKAGNGRRPVGLAIMLRTYFMQQWFNLSDPGVEEAFYESATLRRFAGVDLGVAPAPDETTVLRFRHLLEKHDLGGAILDAVNLHLAAKGIRIETGTIVDATIIHAPSSTKNEKKERDPAMRQTRKGKQWYFGLKAHVGVDAKEGHVHSVATSAANVSDVHMLPDLLHGEERKVWGDGGYQGQTKAIRQAAPKAQDMTCKRTRFKTYVDEAAKKKNTTKSKVRAKVEHVFRILKRVFGFDKVRYRGIAKNHHRLCTNFALINLYLHRKHLAGLAV
- the mobF gene encoding MobF family relaxase; translation: MLTISKPLNAGQAQTYHSKEFTSPDQNYWQQGDVNLGEWQGKLAETFGLSGYIDAGQFARLSEGRHPVTGEQLVKHRTSKEYITADGTTVKPVEHRAGWDATFSAPKSVSLTALVGGDDRVREAHRAAVTVALDELQHYTQARIGGNNAAETTGKFIVAKFEHDTARPVDGYAAPQLHTHAVVFNMTQRDNGDTRALQERGMFDTQQFATAIYQSELTFRLRNLGYEIEAGRSGAPEIKGYTHAYLEASSPRSQQIREYLESTGFQGPAAAQIAAHDTRDKKEIHSTAEVIAAHYKVAAAHGHQAESVIAEARDRQRFQPLERVPDAPGRAKEAVSYAKSRGFEREAVSDERLLMRDALRRGMGDITYPEIRRNFDQRLSTGEFRSVDATKHATGRSFTTPETIAMERSAVNSLRLGQDAVEPIMQIEAARKQATSKPQLNEGQRKAIEEILTSRDRVHGLQGLAGTGKTTSLAVIREGAERNGYAVEGFAPTSKAAGQLRESGISADTLQGFLARGGGEQHTGDSASRHLYMLDESSLASTRQMRDFLEKIGPQDRVLVIGDTRQHQGVEAGKPFEQMQDAGMRTTLLDKIVRQREPELLAAVERLSQNDTAAGVLMLQRQGRVTQVEDRQERIAVIAKEYARQPENTIIVSPDNISRRDLNAAVRSELQEAGIVERTSHFLPTLIPRSELTGADRQWAAQYRPGDVIHYNAGSKELNLPRGSYAAVTSVDPDANRITVRREDGTETAYDPKRLKGVSTYQEIGREFSQGDRIQFTAPSKVLGVANRELATIERITDGVVTTRMDGANPRSVTFDSAVMKHFDHGYAVTSQSSQGITAERVLVNMDTRAHPELINTRFAYVAVSRASHDAQIYTNDAENLAQRLSHDVTKSSAVDFRQPTYQITPQKEPTLNQAAEHSQPERIHTPAEHDRHYTPLNRELHPDDAKHFGWKAEAGTVQSYQHSETRRHIHIDGPSGQFYDQQKNPISKIEALDRATGSGNHHAKEPAQIQEAAQLRRMDNNIGISL